One window of the Eucalyptus grandis isolate ANBG69807.140 chromosome 6, ASM1654582v1, whole genome shotgun sequence genome contains the following:
- the LOC104433998 gene encoding protein SUPPRESSOR OF K(+) TRANSPORT GROWTH DEFECT 1, which translates to MYSNFKEQAIEYARQAVQEDNAGNYAKAFALYMNALEYFKTHLKYEKNPKIREAITQKFTEYLRRAEEIRAVLEGGGGGGGSGSSSGGDPAAASRPNARPKDGGEGGDDAEKEKLRAGLNSAIVREKPNVKWGDVAGLEGAKQALQEAVILPVKFPQFFTGKRRPWRAFLLYGPPGTGKSYLAKAVATEADSTFFSVSSSDLVSKWMGESEKLVSNLFQMARESAPSIIFIDEIDSLSGQRGEGNESEASRRIKTEILVQMQGVGNNDDKVLVLAATNTPYSLDQAIRRRFDKRIYIPLPDLKARQHMFKVHLGDTPHNLAESDFESLASRTGGFSGSDISVCVKDVLFEPVRKTQDAMFFMKTSNSMWMPCGPKQQGAVQITMQDLAADGQAAKIIPPPISEQISIRCLRDRDQL; encoded by the exons ATGTACAGCAACTTCAAGGAGCAGGCGATCGAGTACGCGAGGCAGGCGGTCCAGGAGGACAACGCCGGGAACTACGCCAAGGCGTTCGCGCTCTACATGAACGCGCTGGAGTACTTCAAGACGCACCTGAAGTACGAGAAGAACCCCAAGATCCGCGAGGCCATCACCCAGAAGTTCACCGAGTACCTCCGCCGCGCCGAGGAGATCCGCGCCGTCCtcgaaggcggcggcggcggcgggggctcCGGCTCCTCCTCCGGCGGGGACCCCGCGGCGGCTTCTCGGCCCAATGCGAGGCCCAAGGACGGCGGCGAGGGCGGGGACGACGCGGAGAAGGAGAAGCTCCGAGCTGGTCTGAACTCCGCGATCGTGAGGGAGAAGCCGAATGTGAAGTGGGGCGACGTCGCGGGGCTCGAGGGCGCCAAGCAGGCGCTTCAGGAAGCTGTCATTTTGCCTGTCAAATTCCCCCAGTTCTTCACCG GGAAGAGGCGGCCATGGAGGGCATTTCTTTTGTATGGTCCACCAGGAACAGGGAAGTCATATTTGGCAAAAGCTGTGGCAACAGAAGCAGACTCTACCTTTTTTAG TGTTTCTTCTTCAGATCTGGTATCAAAGTGGATGGGTGAAAGTGAGAAGTTAGTTTCCAATCTTTTTCAGATGGCTCGTGAGAGTGCTCCTTCAATTATCTTCATTGATGAAATAGACTCTCTAAGTGGCCAACGTGGAGAAGGAAATGAGAGTGAAGCTTCTAGACGTATTAAAACAGAAATTCTTGTCCAAATGCAG GGTGTTGGAAACAATGATGATAAAGTTCTTGTCCTTGCAGCAACAAATACTCCTTATTCTCTTGATCAG GCAATCCGCCGGCGCTTTGACAAGCGTATATATATTCCCCTACCAGATCTTAAGGCTCGGCAACACATGTTTAAG GTGCACTTAGGAGATACTCCTCACAATTTAGCAGAAAGTGATTTTGAGAGCTTGGCTTCGAGGACGGGGGGATTTTCTGGTTCAGATATATCTGTTTGT GTCAAGGATGTCCTCTTTGAGCCTGTTCGGAAAACTCAGGATGCcatgtttttcatgaagacttctaatAGTATGTGGATGCCATGTGGACCAAAGCAACAAGGTGCTGTTCAAATCACCATGCAGGACCTGGCGGCCGATGGGCAAGCTGCTAAG ATCATTCCACCACCGATCTCAGAACAGATTTCGATAAGGTGCTTGCGAGACAGAGACCAACTGTGA